The proteins below are encoded in one region of Tessaracoccus aquimaris:
- a CDS encoding sensor histidine kinase, which produces MKETRWSRETRTVLRDAAVAGLLSLMTLAPLAFIPDSMYAIKAIAWSLLMCASVIPRRVAPLISLAILTVAGVGMVFTLTAPMPSLLAVPIVIYSVGRYRRLSGLQYVIAFGIAGSLAGPISWTRDLDAKYRFLGTSVVVLLCACVVALAYLGGRYMRERVLNASLDREIVTERFTAAQRQSEQESLLATGRARVEVAQELHDVLAHSLSVIVVQAEGAKALTAKRPEAAAQALGVIAETGRKSIDEVRRIVALMRGEMESPRFGPAPTLSQIPELVAGAGDRIDLKISGDVPLVPESLGLTAYRIVQEATTNFLKHAGPTATATVSVSYLADEIDITVSDDGMGALSKSDGSGSGVAGMRERVAAMGGTLEAGPRAGGGYEVRAQLPMPSRLGKSWLKEAAR; this is translated from the coding sequence ATGAAGGAGACTCGTTGGTCGCGGGAGACCCGCACCGTGCTGCGCGACGCGGCGGTCGCCGGGCTCTTGAGCCTGATGACGCTTGCCCCGCTGGCCTTCATCCCCGACTCGATGTACGCGATCAAGGCGATCGCCTGGTCGTTGTTGATGTGCGCGTCGGTCATCCCCCGTCGGGTGGCGCCGCTGATCAGCCTTGCGATCCTGACGGTCGCGGGCGTCGGGATGGTCTTCACTCTGACGGCGCCGATGCCGTCCCTGCTGGCGGTGCCGATCGTGATCTACAGCGTCGGCCGCTACCGCCGCCTGTCCGGCCTGCAGTACGTGATCGCCTTCGGTATCGCTGGCTCGCTCGCGGGCCCGATCTCCTGGACCCGTGACCTCGACGCGAAGTACCGCTTCCTCGGCACCTCGGTCGTCGTGCTGCTCTGCGCCTGCGTCGTGGCGCTCGCGTACCTGGGCGGGCGCTACATGCGGGAGCGCGTCCTGAACGCGAGCCTCGACCGCGAGATCGTCACGGAGCGCTTCACCGCCGCCCAGCGGCAGAGCGAGCAGGAGTCGCTGCTGGCAACTGGCCGGGCGCGCGTCGAGGTGGCCCAGGAACTGCACGACGTGCTCGCCCACTCGCTTTCGGTGATCGTGGTGCAGGCTGAGGGCGCGAAGGCGTTGACGGCGAAGCGACCGGAGGCGGCGGCGCAGGCGCTCGGCGTGATCGCCGAGACCGGGCGCAAGTCGATCGACGAGGTGCGCCGCATCGTGGCGCTGATGCGCGGCGAGATGGAGAGCCCGCGGTTCGGGCCTGCCCCGACGCTCAGCCAGATCCCCGAACTGGTGGCGGGAGCGGGCGACCGGATCGACCTGAAGATCTCCGGGGACGTTCCACTGGTGCCCGAGTCCCTCGGGCTCACGGCCTACCGGATCGTCCAGGAGGCGACGACGAACTTCCTGAAACACGCCGGCCCGACGGCGACGGCGACGGTCTCCGTCAGCTACCTCGCGGACGAGATCGACATCACCGTCTCCGACGACGGCATGGGTGCACTGTCCAAGTCGGACGGCAGCGGCTCGGGCGTCGCCGGGATGCGGGAACGGGTCGCCGCGATGGGCGGAACGTTGGAGGCTGGGCCGCGCGCTGGTGGAGGATATGAGGTGAGGGCTCAGCTACCGATGCCGAGCCGTCTGGGGAAGAGTTGGCTGAAGGAGGCCGCACGGTGA
- a CDS encoding YhgE/Pip domain-containing protein, with amino-acid sequence MKTTEPRMGWASIVALALVPLLAVAALIGLSGNRADSTVSAAVVNLDEAVTVNGQYVPMGRQLAAAMVDRDGENIDWTLADAPSAAAGLKTGEYSAVVTIPKGFSAAATSFSANDAAKAEQATIQVQVSGNAPVTDSQVAQEISRLAVDTINSTLTGSYLDGIYVGFNTVGEQFSTIVDGAKQLHDGSTELAKGTQQAAQGGTQLRDGMDQLAENGPKLVVGGDQLVSGIGDLKDGTSQLSDGASQLSDGVSQFAAQTPELVSGVGELATGADQLLGGIPQFADGAAQAIGGVTPLRQGLDKMITEIGSTPVDTSQFDPLVKGASGLKDGTAGISTGAAGISKGIDTVAGTLGGYSAGGPLDPQTQAAVDGVTKQFQDGLGCQPDDPNPMCGMLKQAVEAGFKTGTGVGAGMLTSPDPATGQSLSGGASDLSDGATQVADGASELSTGIASLPDSIAKETAEQMGELTGGLKQMRDGAKTLEEQAAPLVASAPQLSEGAKQLNSGIQQLNDEIGALPSGVNQLSSGAQQLADGASQLDSGVGALMDGATTFVDGVSQYTDGVESAADGTASLVDGLVQLSAGTTKLDEGVGTFASELAKGADQVPSYSQGDREKLAKVVASPVERSDSLMAGARCRLSRCCC; translated from the coding sequence ATGAAGACCACCGAACCACGCATGGGCTGGGCGAGCATCGTCGCCCTTGCGCTCGTCCCGCTCCTCGCGGTCGCCGCGCTGATCGGCCTTTCGGGCAACCGTGCCGACTCCACCGTCAGCGCCGCCGTCGTCAACCTCGACGAGGCGGTCACCGTCAACGGCCAGTACGTGCCGATGGGCCGCCAACTCGCGGCCGCCATGGTCGACCGGGACGGCGAGAACATCGACTGGACGCTCGCCGACGCCCCCAGCGCCGCGGCGGGCCTCAAGACGGGCGAGTACTCGGCCGTCGTGACGATCCCCAAGGGCTTCTCGGCCGCCGCGACCTCCTTCTCCGCCAACGACGCCGCGAAGGCCGAGCAGGCGACGATCCAGGTGCAGGTCAGCGGGAACGCGCCCGTCACGGACTCGCAGGTCGCGCAGGAGATCTCGCGCCTTGCGGTCGACACCATCAACTCGACGCTGACCGGCAGCTACCTCGACGGGATCTACGTCGGCTTCAACACGGTCGGCGAGCAGTTCAGCACCATCGTGGACGGCGCCAAGCAACTCCACGACGGCTCCACCGAGCTCGCCAAGGGCACCCAGCAGGCGGCCCAGGGCGGCACGCAGTTGCGCGACGGCATGGACCAACTTGCCGAGAACGGCCCGAAGCTCGTCGTCGGCGGCGACCAGTTGGTCTCCGGCATCGGCGACCTCAAGGACGGCACGAGCCAACTCAGCGACGGCGCAAGCCAGCTCTCCGACGGCGTCAGCCAGTTCGCGGCCCAGACCCCCGAACTGGTCTCCGGCGTGGGCGAGCTCGCCACCGGCGCGGACCAGTTGCTCGGCGGCATCCCGCAGTTCGCCGACGGCGCCGCGCAGGCGATCGGCGGCGTGACCCCGCTGCGCCAGGGCCTCGACAAGATGATCACGGAGATCGGCTCCACGCCGGTCGACACCAGCCAGTTCGACCCCCTCGTCAAGGGCGCGTCCGGGCTCAAGGACGGCACCGCCGGGATCAGCACCGGCGCCGCAGGCATCAGCAAGGGGATCGACACGGTCGCGGGCACGCTCGGCGGCTACTCGGCGGGCGGACCGCTCGACCCGCAGACGCAGGCTGCCGTCGACGGAGTGACCAAGCAGTTCCAGGACGGCCTCGGCTGCCAGCCAGACGACCCCAACCCCATGTGCGGGATGCTCAAGCAGGCCGTCGAGGCGGGCTTCAAGACGGGCACCGGGGTGGGCGCTGGCATGTTGACCAGCCCCGACCCGGCCACCGGGCAGTCGCTGTCCGGCGGCGCCTCGGACCTCTCCGACGGGGCGACCCAGGTCGCCGACGGGGCCTCCGAACTCTCCACAGGCATCGCGTCGCTTCCCGACTCCATCGCCAAGGAGACCGCCGAGCAGATGGGCGAGCTCACCGGTGGCCTGAAGCAGATGCGTGACGGCGCCAAGACGCTCGAGGAGCAGGCTGCCCCGCTGGTCGCCAGCGCCCCGCAGCTCTCCGAGGGTGCCAAGCAGCTCAACTCGGGCATCCAGCAGCTCAACGACGAGATCGGGGCACTCCCCAGCGGCGTCAACCAGCTCTCCAGCGGCGCACAGCAACTCGCGGACGGCGCCTCCCAGCTCGATTCGGGTGTCGGCGCGCTGATGGACGGCGCCACCACCTTCGTCGACGGCGTCTCGCAGTACACCGACGGCGTCGAGTCCGCCGCGGACGGCACCGCCTCTCTCGTGGACGGCCTCGTTCAGCTCTCGGCTGGCACCACCAAGCTCGACGAGGGCGTCGGCACGTTCGCGTCCGAGCTGGCCAAGGGCGCCGACCAGGTGCCCAGCTACTCGCAGGGCGACCGCGAGAAGCTGGCCAAGGTCGTCGCGAGCCCAGTCGAACGTTCCGATTCGCTGATGGCCGGGGCAAGGTGCCGCTTGTCTCGCTGCTGCTGCTGA
- a CDS encoding MMPL family transporter produces MSAWLYALGRWCYRRRKTVIAIWLALLVALGGLAFTFMGSFNNTFEIPSSKSQDALDKLRMTFPQAAALSAMAVVVVPEGESIETYRPQIEAAVSEFDGLAEVEAATSPWNEHVSGLVSDSDRAAIIQLSLEFPTIAPSADDLAPITKVADDLRADLPDDAQVSMGGEAYNIELPAITIIEGIGLIVALIVLTILLGSLVAAGLPLLTAITGVGISMTIMLLLTRIFDINSTTPLLSVMLGLAVGIDYALFILSRHRDQLRQGLDPEESAGRAVGTSGSAVVFAGLTVFIALIGLAVAQIPFLTVMGIFAAATVAIAVAIALTFLPALMGLMGERMRPKAKKPAKAAKEPKAKRQGAFAWWVGVTTRHPIITIVVVVAGLIGLTVPTVGLQVALPNAGQQHAGSPARVAYDLIAENFGPGANGPIIVTADIIGSTDPIGLLDSLKADIEAMPGVDQVPIATPNPNVDTGMIQVVPTTGPDDPATSDLVRALIDKGEGWEAKYGVQTNVTGATAIQIDISEKLTAALWPFGILVVGLSLILLAAVFRSVWVPVKATLGYLLSVGSAFGMTTLVFNHGWFKEIVNLEKPMPVISFLPILLMGILFGLAMDYEVFLVSRMREEYVHGKSAVEAIRGGFVASGPVVAAAAVIMISVFAFFVPEGMAAIKAIAFALAVGVAVDAFLVRMTLVPAVMTLLGDRAWWLPKWLDKLLPTFDVEGEVLTREVELRDWPGDDSVAFADDLAVDGVVGPVNLRLVQGNVIGLIGPVGARTGAALALSGRLETTSGKARVAGALLPEGAGRVRRRVTYLDLATVDDPTAALAAARPGTVVFVDTIELADTDSARQALNGLIDRTRATGAVVLCGASAESLGDIPLDGIYAAPTASLEGSNA; encoded by the coding sequence ATGTCGGCATGGCTCTACGCCTTGGGACGCTGGTGCTATCGACGGAGGAAGACCGTCATCGCGATCTGGCTTGCCCTCCTGGTCGCGCTCGGCGGCCTCGCCTTCACGTTCATGGGGTCGTTCAACAACACGTTCGAGATCCCATCGTCCAAGTCCCAGGACGCGCTCGACAAGCTCCGCATGACGTTCCCGCAGGCGGCCGCGCTGTCGGCGATGGCAGTCGTGGTGGTCCCCGAGGGCGAGTCGATCGAGACCTACCGGCCGCAGATCGAGGCGGCCGTCAGCGAGTTCGACGGCCTCGCCGAGGTCGAGGCGGCCACGTCGCCCTGGAACGAACACGTCTCAGGCCTGGTCTCCGACTCGGATCGGGCCGCGATCATCCAACTCAGTCTCGAGTTCCCGACCATCGCGCCCAGCGCGGACGACCTCGCACCCATCACCAAGGTCGCCGACGACCTTCGGGCAGACCTCCCCGATGACGCCCAGGTCAGCATGGGCGGCGAGGCCTACAACATCGAACTGCCCGCCATCACGATCATCGAGGGCATCGGCCTGATCGTGGCGCTGATCGTGCTGACGATCCTGCTCGGCTCCCTCGTCGCGGCGGGTCTCCCGCTGTTGACGGCCATCACCGGCGTCGGCATCTCCATGACGATCATGCTGCTGCTCACGCGCATCTTCGACATCAACTCCACCACGCCGCTGCTCTCGGTGATGCTCGGGTTGGCGGTCGGCATTGACTACGCCCTGTTCATCCTCTCGAGGCACCGCGACCAACTCCGCCAGGGCCTCGACCCGGAGGAGTCGGCCGGACGCGCCGTCGGCACCTCCGGCTCCGCGGTCGTCTTCGCGGGCCTGACGGTGTTCATCGCGCTGATCGGGCTCGCGGTCGCGCAGATCCCGTTCCTGACGGTGATGGGCATCTTCGCCGCGGCCACCGTCGCCATCGCCGTCGCGATCGCGCTCACCTTCCTGCCGGCGCTGATGGGTCTGATGGGGGAGCGGATGCGCCCCAAGGCCAAGAAGCCCGCCAAGGCGGCCAAGGAGCCGAAGGCCAAGCGCCAGGGCGCGTTCGCCTGGTGGGTCGGCGTCACAACGCGGCACCCCATCATCACCATCGTGGTGGTGGTGGCTGGCCTGATTGGCCTCACCGTGCCGACCGTCGGGCTGCAGGTCGCGCTACCCAACGCGGGCCAGCAGCACGCCGGCTCGCCCGCGCGCGTCGCGTACGACCTGATCGCAGAGAACTTCGGCCCGGGAGCAAACGGCCCCATCATCGTGACCGCCGACATCATCGGCTCGACCGACCCGATCGGCCTGCTCGACTCGCTCAAGGCCGACATCGAGGCGATGCCCGGCGTCGACCAGGTGCCCATCGCCACCCCTAACCCCAACGTCGACACCGGAATGATCCAGGTCGTGCCGACCACCGGCCCCGACGATCCGGCCACCTCCGACCTCGTCCGCGCGCTGATCGACAAGGGCGAGGGCTGGGAGGCCAAGTACGGCGTCCAGACCAACGTGACGGGTGCGACCGCCATCCAGATCGACATCAGCGAGAAGCTGACGGCGGCGCTGTGGCCGTTCGGCATCCTCGTCGTCGGGCTGTCCCTGATCCTGCTCGCCGCCGTCTTCCGCTCCGTCTGGGTCCCCGTCAAGGCGACGCTCGGGTACCTCCTCAGCGTCGGCTCCGCCTTCGGCATGACGACGCTGGTGTTCAACCACGGCTGGTTCAAGGAGATCGTCAACCTCGAGAAGCCGATGCCGGTGATCTCGTTCCTGCCGATCCTGCTGATGGGCATCCTGTTCGGGCTCGCGATGGACTACGAGGTCTTCCTCGTCAGCCGGATGCGCGAGGAGTACGTGCACGGAAAGAGCGCCGTCGAGGCGATCCGGGGCGGCTTCGTCGCCTCCGGGCCTGTGGTCGCGGCCGCAGCCGTCATCATGATCTCCGTCTTCGCGTTCTTCGTCCCCGAGGGGATGGCCGCCATCAAGGCGATCGCGTTCGCGCTTGCCGTCGGGGTCGCGGTCGACGCGTTCCTGGTGCGCATGACGCTGGTGCCCGCCGTCATGACCCTGCTCGGCGACCGCGCCTGGTGGCTGCCCAAGTGGCTGGACAAGCTGCTTCCAACCTTCGACGTGGAGGGCGAGGTCCTCACCCGCGAGGTTGAACTGCGCGACTGGCCCGGCGACGACTCGGTCGCCTTCGCCGACGACCTGGCCGTCGACGGCGTCGTTGGACCCGTCAACCTGCGGCTGGTGCAAGGCAACGTGATCGGCCTGATCGGGCCGGTCGGCGCCCGCACCGGCGCGGCCCTCGCGCTGAGCGGCCGCCTCGAGACGACCTCGGGCAAGGCCCGCGTTGCGGGAGCCCTGCTCCCCGAGGGCGCCGGCCGCGTCCGCAGGCGCGTCACCTATCTCGACCTCGCGACGGTGGACGACCCGACCGCGGCTCTGGCCGCCGCCCGCCCAGGCACCGTCGTGTTCGTCGACACCATCGAACTGGCCGACACCGACTCGGCCCGCCAGGCCCTCAACGGGCTCATCGACCGCACCCGGGCCACCGGCGCCGTCGTCCTGTGCGGGGCGAGCGCCGAGAGCCTCGGCGACATCCCCCTGGACGGCATCTACGCCGCCCCCACCGCATCGCTCGAGGGGAGCAACGCATGA
- a CDS encoding response regulator transcription factor: MLIDSADDMETVGEVDNGRDAVALVKTRPVDVVLMDIRMPIMDGTEATRLISALDVDTKVLVLTTFDLDEYVFAALRNGASGFLLKDALPEELLGAIRSVAAGDAVVAPSTTKRLLTHFADLLPKATKEDGKRLDALTDREREVLEEVARGANNQEISERLYMAEGTVKTHIGRLLSKLDARDRVGLVLIALEEGLGD; encoded by the coding sequence ATGCTGATCGACTCGGCCGACGACATGGAGACGGTCGGAGAGGTCGACAACGGCCGCGACGCCGTCGCCCTCGTCAAGACCCGCCCCGTCGACGTCGTCCTGATGGACATCCGGATGCCGATCATGGACGGCACGGAGGCGACCCGCCTGATCTCGGCACTCGACGTTGACACGAAGGTCCTGGTCCTGACCACCTTCGACCTGGACGAGTACGTGTTCGCTGCCCTGCGAAACGGAGCGAGCGGCTTCCTACTGAAGGACGCCCTCCCCGAGGAGTTGCTCGGCGCGATCCGCTCGGTCGCGGCCGGCGACGCCGTTGTGGCACCGTCGACCACGAAGCGACTGCTGACGCACTTCGCGGACCTGCTCCCGAAGGCCACCAAGGAGGACGGCAAGCGCCTCGACGCGCTGACCGATCGCGAGCGTGAGGTGTTGGAGGAGGTCGCGCGGGGCGCGAACAACCAGGAGATCTCGGAGCGCCTGTACATGGCCGAGGGAACCGTCAAGACCCACATCGGTCGCCTGCTCAGCAAGTTGGACGCGCGCGACCGCGTCGGCCTCGTCCTGATCGCCCTCGAGGAGGGCCTCGGCGACTGA
- a CDS encoding TetR/AcrR family transcriptional regulator codes for MSTPRVTARRHETRRRIVEAALDLFGRNGIDATSVEQLCEAAGYTRGAFYSNFETKDDVCEAVARYMADECIDACKDALDSASSSVDIGELLTTLFGAAAFGPDRHRTMIEMQLRANREPELAMRLQRAREDQWPLLTEVVERGAAQAECHFSIDVHDLLRLCEALYFSPLLSNDGSNLRLMTAVVESLAVKEHATS; via the coding sequence ATGAGCACCCCACGCGTCACGGCTCGGCGGCATGAGACCCGTCGAAGGATCGTCGAGGCGGCGCTCGATCTGTTCGGTCGCAACGGCATCGACGCGACGTCGGTCGAGCAGTTGTGCGAGGCCGCCGGCTACACGCGCGGAGCCTTCTATTCGAACTTCGAGACCAAGGACGACGTCTGCGAGGCGGTCGCCAGGTACATGGCCGACGAGTGCATCGACGCGTGCAAGGACGCGCTCGACTCGGCCTCCTCGAGCGTCGACATCGGCGAGTTGTTGACCACGCTGTTCGGGGCGGCCGCGTTCGGCCCCGACCGGCACCGCACGATGATCGAGATGCAGTTGCGGGCCAACCGGGAGCCGGAGTTGGCCATGCGGTTGCAGCGGGCCCGTGAGGACCAGTGGCCGCTGCTGACCGAGGTGGTCGAGCGCGGCGCGGCCCAGGCCGAGTGCCACTTCTCGATCGACGTCCACGACCTGCTGCGGTTGTGTGAAGCGCTGTACTTCTCTCCGCTGCTGTCCAACGACGGGTCGAACCTGCGCTTGATGACGGCGGTCGTCGAGTCCTTGGCGGTAAAGGAACACGCGACAAGCTGA
- the galE gene encoding UDP-glucose 4-epimerase GalE has product MQILITGGAGYIGSTVASACEDAGHQVVILDDFSTGRREFIGDRTLYEGDIADPALLDRIFTEQNIDAVVHCAAKIVVPESVSDPLGYYENNVSKTVTLLEGLQRNGVHRFLFSSSASIYAPDENFVVTEASPLQPGSPYARTKFMVEFILEDFTKASDVKVLSLRYFNPIGTDPKLRSGQQLEHPSHVLAKLLEAWSKHETFTVTGVDWPTRDGSGIRDFIHVWDLAQAHVAAIEGFDKATADSSYEVFNIGTGNGVTVKELAASFEEISGDPLKLEFGPSRPGDVAGVYTVSSKAKDVLGWEARLTEQDAVRDAIAWLPVRKEKLGY; this is encoded by the coding sequence ATGCAGATCTTGATCACGGGTGGCGCGGGCTATATCGGCAGCACTGTTGCCTCGGCCTGCGAGGACGCCGGGCATCAGGTCGTCATCCTCGACGACTTCTCGACCGGCCGTCGCGAGTTCATCGGCGACCGCACGCTCTACGAGGGCGACATCGCCGACCCCGCCCTGCTTGACCGGATCTTCACAGAACAGAACATCGACGCGGTCGTCCACTGCGCGGCCAAGATCGTCGTCCCCGAGTCCGTCTCGGACCCGCTCGGCTACTACGAGAACAACGTCTCCAAGACCGTCACGCTGCTCGAGGGCCTCCAGCGCAACGGCGTGCACCGCTTCCTGTTCTCCTCCTCCGCCTCGATCTACGCGCCGGACGAGAACTTCGTCGTGACCGAGGCCTCGCCGCTGCAGCCCGGCTCCCCGTACGCCCGCACCAAGTTCATGGTCGAGTTCATCCTTGAGGACTTCACGAAGGCGTCCGACGTCAAGGTCCTGTCGCTGCGCTACTTCAACCCGATCGGCACCGACCCGAAGCTCCGCTCCGGCCAGCAGCTTGAGCACCCCTCGCACGTGCTGGCGAAGCTGCTCGAGGCCTGGTCGAAGCACGAGACCTTCACCGTCACGGGCGTCGACTGGCCGACCCGCGACGGTTCCGGCATCCGCGACTTCATCCACGTGTGGGACCTGGCGCAGGCGCACGTCGCCGCGATTGAGGGCTTCGACAAGGCCACCGCGGACAGTAGCTACGAGGTGTTCAACATCGGCACCGGCAACGGCGTGACCGTCAAGGAACTGGCCGCCTCGTTCGAGGAGATCTCGGGCGACCCGCTCAAGCTGGAGTTCGGCCCGTCGCGCCCCGGTGACGTCGCGGGCGTCTACACCGTGTCGTCCAAGGCGAAGGACGTGCTCGGCTGGGAGGCGAGGCTGACGGAGCAGGACGCCGTCCGCGACGCCATCGCGTGGCTCCCGGTCCGCAAGGAGAAGCTGGGGTACTGA
- a CDS encoding MIP/aquaporin family protein, whose amino-acid sequence MSLGVIFLSETVGTAMLILLGCGVVANTALAKTKGNGTGFLFVNWGWGLAVFAGVLVSYKSGGHLNPAVTLGIASSGAKEFVGGIAVGFASIAVYILAQMLGAIIGATLCWLAYKDHFDQEPDAATKLGVFSTAPAIRSYAWNLVTEIIATFVLVFVVLAAGHWGDKTVGTPAGLGWLGALGVALLIVGIGASLGGPTGYAINPARDLGPRIAHFILPIKGKGGSDWGYSWVPVVGPILGGVIAGLLSGVLLPA is encoded by the coding sequence ATGTCGTTGGGAGTCATCTTCCTTTCTGAGACGGTCGGTACGGCCATGCTCATCCTCTTGGGCTGTGGCGTCGTCGCCAACACGGCCCTCGCCAAGACCAAGGGCAACGGCACCGGCTTCCTCTTCGTCAACTGGGGCTGGGGTCTCGCGGTCTTCGCGGGTGTCCTCGTCTCCTACAAGTCGGGTGGACACCTGAACCCGGCCGTGACGCTCGGTATCGCGTCCTCCGGCGCCAAGGAGTTCGTGGGCGGCATCGCCGTCGGCTTCGCGTCCATCGCGGTCTACATCCTGGCCCAGATGCTCGGCGCCATCATCGGCGCGACGCTGTGCTGGCTGGCATACAAGGATCACTTCGACCAGGAGCCCGACGCGGCCACCAAGCTCGGCGTGTTCTCGACCGCACCTGCCATCCGCAGCTACGCCTGGAACCTCGTCACTGAGATCATCGCCACCTTCGTGCTGGTCTTCGTCGTGCTCGCCGCCGGTCACTGGGGCGACAAGACGGTCGGCACCCCCGCTGGCCTCGGCTGGCTCGGCGCCCTCGGCGTGGCGCTGCTGATCGTCGGTATCGGCGCCAGCCTCGGTGGTCCCACCGGCTACGCCATCAACCCTGCCCGTGACCTCGGCCCCCGCATCGCGCACTTCATCCTGCCGATCAAGGGCAAGGGCGGCTCGGACTGGGGCTACTCCTGGGTTCCCGTCGTCGGCCCGATCCTGGGTGGCGTCATCGCGGGCCTCCTCTCCGGCGTCCTTCTGCCGGCCTGA
- the glpK gene encoding glycerol kinase GlpK yields the protein MSDKYVLAIDQGTTSSRAIIFDHKGTIVATGQKEHEQIFPRAGWVEHNPKEIWDNVRAVVADALAKVSLNHNDIAAVGITNQRETTVVWDKNTGEPVYNAIVWQDTRTGKIVEELGGEIGQDRYKERVGLPLATYFCGPKVKWILDNVEGARAKADSGDLIMGTMDTWVLWNMTGGSDGGIHVTDVTNASRTMLMDLKTLDWDPEIAADMTIPMSMLPEIKSSAEVYGVGRQQGMLPDVPIAGILGDQQAATFGQACFESGMAKNTYGTGNFMLMNTGEEIVPSKNGLLTTVCYKIGDKPAIYALEGSIAVTGSLVQWLRDNLQMFDSAPEVEKLAATVEDNGGAYFVPAFSGLFAPYWRADARGALVGLTRYVNRGHIARAVLEATAYQTREVLEAMEADSGVKLAELKVDGGMTANDTLMQFQADELNVAVVRPVVAETTALGAAYAAGIAVGYWEGEQDVIDNWAESKRWVPEMDRGEADRLFRNWKKAVTRTFDWMDDDVIE from the coding sequence ATGTCTGACAAGTACGTACTCGCAATTGACCAGGGGACGACGAGCTCTCGCGCCATCATCTTCGACCACAAGGGCACCATCGTCGCCACGGGTCAGAAGGAGCACGAGCAGATCTTCCCGCGCGCCGGTTGGGTCGAGCACAACCCCAAGGAGATCTGGGACAACGTCCGCGCGGTCGTCGCTGACGCCCTCGCAAAGGTCTCGCTGAACCACAACGACATCGCGGCGGTCGGCATCACCAACCAGCGCGAGACCACCGTGGTGTGGGACAAGAACACCGGTGAGCCCGTCTACAACGCCATCGTCTGGCAGGACACCCGCACCGGCAAGATCGTCGAGGAACTCGGCGGCGAGATCGGCCAGGACCGCTACAAGGAGCGCGTCGGTCTTCCGCTCGCGACCTACTTCTGTGGCCCCAAGGTCAAGTGGATCCTCGACAACGTCGAGGGCGCACGGGCGAAGGCCGATTCCGGCGACCTGATCATGGGCACCATGGACACCTGGGTCCTGTGGAACATGACCGGTGGCTCCGACGGTGGCATCCACGTCACCGACGTGACCAACGCGTCGCGCACCATGCTGATGGACCTGAAGACCCTCGACTGGGATCCCGAGATCGCAGCCGACATGACCATCCCCATGTCGATGCTTCCCGAGATCAAGTCCTCGGCAGAGGTCTACGGCGTCGGTCGTCAGCAGGGCATGCTGCCGGACGTCCCGATCGCGGGCATCCTGGGCGACCAGCAGGCCGCGACCTTCGGCCAGGCCTGCTTCGAGTCCGGCATGGCGAAGAACACCTACGGCACCGGCAACTTCATGCTGATGAACACCGGCGAGGAGATCGTTCCTTCGAAGAACGGCCTGCTCACCACCGTCTGCTACAAGATCGGCGACAAGCCGGCCATCTACGCCCTTGAGGGCTCGATCGCCGTCACCGGCTCGCTCGTTCAGTGGCTGCGCGACAACCTGCAGATGTTCGACTCGGCCCCCGAGGTCGAGAAGCTCGCAGCGACGGTCGAGGACAACGGCGGCGCGTACTTCGTGCCCGCGTTCTCCGGCCTCTTCGCCCCGTACTGGCGTGCAGACGCCCGCGGCGCGCTCGTCGGCCTGACCCGCTACGTCAACCGCGGCCACATCGCCCGCGCCGTCCTGGAGGCCACCGCCTACCAGACGCGCGAGGTGCTCGAGGCCATGGAAGCCGACTCGGGCGTCAAGCTGGCCGAGCTCAAGGTCGACGGCGGCATGACCGCCAACGACACCCTCATGCAGTTCCAGGCCGATGAGCTCAACGTCGCGGTGGTTCGCCCCGTCGTCGCCGAGACCACCGCGCTTGGTGCCGCCTACGCCGCAGGCATCGCCGTCGGCTACTGGGAAGGTGAGCAGGACGTCATCGACAACTGGGCAGAGTCCAAGCGCTGGGTCCCCGAAATGGACCGCGGCGAGGCCGACCGTCTGTTCCGCAACTGGAAGAAGGCCGTCACGCGGACCTTCGACTGGATGGACGACGACGTCATCGAGTGA